The following DNA comes from Streptomyces sp. NBC_00273.
CGGGGAAGAGGACGCCGCAGTCGACGATCAGCAGACGGCCGTCGTACTCGAAGACGGTCATGTTGCGGCCGATCTCGCCGAGACCACCCAGGGGGGTGACCCTGAGGCCGCCCTTGGGCAGCTTCGGCGGCGGACCGAGTTCCGGATGCGGATGGCTCAAAAGTGTCTCCTCACCACGCACGCCACGTACCCCGGAAGGCACGTGGCGCGCATGTCATTCGTGCACTTGCTGTTGTCTGTTCCGTATTTGTTTGTTCGCGCTTATTCGGTTGTGAAGTCTGTTGTCAGAGCTGTACCCCGCCGGCGGCAAGATCGATCTTGAGTTGGGCCGTCTCTTCGGCGGTCAGCTCGATCAGCGGGAGCCGCAGCGGGCCCGCGGGCAGGCCCTGCAGGTTCAGCGCACCCTTGGTGGTCATCACACCCTGGGTACGGAACATGCCGGTGAAGATCGGGAGCAACTTCTGGTGGATCTCGGTCGCCTTCTGGACGTCTCCGCCCAGGTGGGCCTCCAGCATGGCGCGCAGCTCGGGGGTGACCACGTGGCTGACCACGGAGACGAATCCGACCGCGCCGACCGACAGGAGCGGCAGGTTCAGCATGTCGTCGCCCGAGTACCAGGCCAGGCCGCTCTGCGCGATGGCCCAGCTTGCCCGGCCGAGGTCGCCCTTGGCGTCCTTGTTGGCAACGATACGGGGGTGATCGGCCAGCCGGACCAGGGTTTCGGTGTCGATCGGGACACCGCTGCGGCCGGGGATGTCGTAGAGCATGACCGGCAGCTCGGTGGCGTCGGCGATCGCCGTGAAGTGCCGGAAGAGGCCTTCCTGCGGCGGCTTGCTGTAGTACGGGGTGACGGCGAGCAGGCCGTGTGCGCCGGTGCGCTCGGCCTGGCGGGCCAGCTCGAGGGTGTGGCGGGTGTCGTTGGTACCGATGCCGGCGACCACGTGGGCGCGGTCTCCGACGGCTTCGAGTACGGCTCGTACGAGGTCGTTTTTCTCCGCGTCGGTGGTGGTCGGCGACTCACCGGTGGTGCCGTTGATGATGAGGCCGTCGTTGCCTGCGTCCACCAGGTGGACGGCGAGCCGCTGCGCGCCGTCGAGGTCGAGTACGCCATCCGCCGTAAACGGCGTGATCATGGCGGTGAGGACCCGCCCGAAGGGGGTCTGCGGAGTCGAGATCGGAGCCATGGGTAACACGCTACTCGCTGCCATGCTCGCGGTGTCCCCTCGGGGGACGTCAACGGGGTGTTGGACGCCGGCACTGCCTGCTCGGGGGTTCAAGCAGTGCCGGGTCCGTTTGATCAGCCTAGATGAAGTTTACGAAACGTCGCAATACGGACACTTAGGACTTGACGCCGTACATCTGTGCGCCGCGGGTGTACCGACCCTTACGGGGCAACGCGACCGTTGCCGTTGTAGGCGGCGTACGTCAGCGGCATGAGCTTCGCCCAGTGCTGCTCCATCTTCTCGCCGACCATCTCGATCTCCCGCTGCGGGAAGGACGGGACCGCCGCGAGCTCGTGCTGCGTGCGCAGACCGAGGAAGTGCATCAGCGAGCGCGCGTTGCAGGTGGCGTACATCGAGGAGAAAAGACCGACCGGCAGGACCGAACGGGCAACCTCGCGGGCCACGCCCGCGGCGAGCATCTCGCGGTAGGCCTCGTAGGCCTGCACGTAGGAGTCCTCCATGACGCGGCCGGTCAGTTCCTGCTGCGCCTGGGTGCCCTCGACGAAGACGTACTTGCCCGGGCGGCCCTCCTGGACCAGCTTGCGCTCGGCGTCCGGGACGTAGAAGACCGGTTCGAGCTCCCTGTAGCGGCCCGACTCCTCGTTGTAGGACCAGCCCACGCGGTGGCGCATGAACTCGCGGAAGACGAAGATCGGGGCGCTGATGAAGAAGGTCATCGAGTTGTGCTCGAACGGGCTGCCGTGGCGGTCGCGCATCAGGTAGTTGATGAGGCCCTTGGAGCGCTCCGGGTCCTTCTGCAGCTCCTCCAGCGACTGCTCGCCGGCCGTGGAAACGCGAGCGGCCCACAGTACGTCGGAGTCGGCGGCGGAGTGCTTCACCAGCTCCACCGTCACGTCACTGCGGAAGCTGGGTTTCAGATCTGAAGCGGCGGTTTCGCTCACCGGGGGTCCTTCCAAACGTGCGTCCTGGGGCGGGCCCACTCTACGGCGCCCCTCGCACGGCCGACGCAGACGCACGCGGCGCGCAGGGTCGACGTGCGGCGTCGTACAGCTGACGCACAGCCATGAATTTTTCCTAATGTCCCGAAATTCGGCACCGATTGACGGGCCCGTACGTCCTACCTAAGAGAACGCACGCCCCTCCACCCCGAGGAGATTCACCCTGATGTTCCTCCGGCGCGAACCCGTCCCGTTCGCCTTCGTCTCCGAGGCCGACCGATTCCGAAGCAACGTCACTCCGCCGCCGCGCGAGCGTCTGGGCAGGACCCAGTTGATCGCCCGTACTCTGGTCGGACTGACCGTGGTTGCGGGGCTCGCCGGCTCATTGCTCCTCGGCATGCCCGCACTGCAGCCGAGCAAGGCGCCGGAGAAGTCGCAGCAGTCGGAGGCGTCCCAGGGGCGGTAGCCTCACGGGCACAGCCCAACCGAACATGCATGTGAGTGAGGTCCAGCCGTGCCCCTGCCCTTCTTGACGGCCGACGGCGTATCCGATGTGGATGACGACGGCGACGGCGACGAGATCCTGGCCCATGCCGACCAGGACCGCTGGCGCCGGCCCTACCGCCCCGGCCCCTGGCGCGTGGGCATCGGCGCGCTGCTGCTCCTGCTGTCGGCCTTCATGCTGTTCGCCACGATGATCGTCGCCTTCGCGGGTGGCTGGGGCGGAGCCCTCGTCTGTCTGATCGCCGCCCTCGCGGTCGTCGGGTCTGCGGTGCAGACCCTGCGCATCGGCCTGTGGGTGAGCCCCGCGGGGCTGCGCCGGGTGGGGTTCTTCGTGACCCGCACCACCGCGTGGAGCGAGATCGGTGAGCTCCGTACGGTGCAGCAGCCGGTGCGCTGGCTCGGGCTGCCGAGGACCGTACAGGGCCAGGCCCTGACGATGGGCGCGCAGGACGGCGCGGAGGCGCCGGTGCTGCTGACGGACCACAACGCCGACTTCCTGTCGCGGACCGAGGCCTTCGACCGGGCCGCCGACACGGTGGGCGCCTGGGCCGACGAGTACCGGCCCGTGGCCGCCTGACCGGCCCGAACCGCCCCCCGGAAGCCCGTACAGGGATCAGACCTGTACGGGCTTCTTGTCGTGCAGGGCGATCGCCCGCTGCATCGCCTTGCGCGCCCGCGGGGTGTCCCGGGCGTCGTGGTAGGCGACGGCGAGCCGGAACCAGCTGCGCCAGTCCCCCGGCGCGTCCTCGGTCTCGGCCTTGCGGCGCGCGAAGACCTCGTCGGCGGAGTCCCGCAGGATCCGCCCGTACGCGTCCCGTTCCAGCTCGTCGACGGGCAGCCCGCCCTCGGCCTCCAGCTCGGTCGCGAGGTGGTTGGCCCGCGTGACGAAGCGGGTGTTCTGCCAGAGGAACCAGACACCGATGACCGGCAGGATCAGCACGGCCACCCCGAAGGTGACGGTGAGCCAGGTGCCGTGCTGGATGAGCATCAGCCCCCGGCTGCCGACCAGGACGAAATAGACCACCAGGACGGCGGCCGTGATGAAGTAGGTGATCTTCGCGCGCATCGTGAAATCAGTCCGGTCAGCCCAGGTCGAGGAAGTGTTCCAGGCCGAAGGTGAGGCCCGGGGTCTGCACCACTCGGCGCACGCCGAGCAGGATGCCCGGCATGAAGCTGCTGTGGTGCAGGGAATCGTGACGGATGGTCAGGGTCTCCCCCTCGCCGCCGAGGAGCACCTCCTGGTGGGCCAGCAGGCCGCGCAGGCGGACGGCGTGCACCGGGACGCCGTCGACGTCCGCGCCGCGCGCTCCGTCGAGGGCGGTGGCGGTGGCGTCGGGCTGGGCGCCGAGGCCGGCCTCGGCGCGGGCGGCCGCGATGAGCTGCGCCGTACGGGTCGCCGTGCCGGAGGGGGCGTCCACCTTGTTCGGGTGGTGCAGCTCGACGACCTCGACGGACTCGAAGTAGCGGGCTGCCTGGGCGGCGAACTTCATGGTGAGGACGGCGCCGATGGAGAAGTTCGGGGCGATGAGCACACCGGTCTCCGGCGAACCGTCGAGCCAGGTGCCCAGCTGCGCGAGGCGGTCCTCGGTCCAGCCGGTGGTACCGACCACTCCGTGGATGCCGTGACGGATGAGGAAGTCCAGGTTCCCCATCACCGATGCCGGGGTGGTCAGCTCGACCGCGACCTGGGCGCCGGCCTCGGCCAGCGTCTCCAGCTTGTCGCCGCGGCCGAGCGCCGCGACCAGTTCCATGTCCTCGGCGGCCTCGACCGCCTTGACGGCCTCGGCGCCGATGCGACCCTGGGCGCCGAGGACTGCCACGCGCAGCTTGCTCATGTTGCTTCCTTACTCACGTACGGAACTAGGCGACCGCTTCGTCGAGACGGGCGGCCTGCTTCTCCTTCAGCGGGCCGATCACCGCGAGCGAGGGCCGCTGGGCCAGTACATCCTGTGCCACCGAGCGGACGTCGTCCGGGGTCACGGCGGCGATCCGCGCCAGCATGTCGTCGACCGACATCTGGTCGCCCCAGCACAGCTCGCTCTTGCCGATGCGGTTCATGATCGCGCCGGTGTCCTCCAGGCCCAGGACGGTGGATCCGGAGAGCTGACCGATGGCCCGCTTGATCTCGTCGTCCGCGAGGCCCTCCGTCGCGACCTTGTCGAGCTCGTCGCGGCAGATCTTGAGCACGTCGTGCACCTGGTTCGGGCGGCAGCCCGCGTACACGCCGAAGAGGCCGGTGTCGGCGAAGCCCGAGGTGTACGAGTACACGCTGTAGGCGAGGCCGCGCTTCTCCCGGACCTCCTGGAAGAGGCGCGAGGACATGCCGCCGCCGAGGGCGGTGTTCAGCACGCCCAGGGCCCAGCGGCGGTCGTCGGTACGGGCGAGTCCCGGCATGCCGAGGACCACGTGGGCCTGCTCGGTCTTGCGGTTCACCAGGTCGACGCGGCCGGCGGTGCGGATGCGCTTCGTCCCGGTGCGCGGGCCGATCGGCTCGGCGTCGGTGCGGGTCAGCGCGCCGGCCTTCTCGAAGGCGGCGCGGACCTGGCGCACGACCTTGTTGTGGTCGACGTTGCCGGCAGCGGCCACGACCAGGTGCGTCGGGTCGTAGTGCTTCTTGTAGAAGCGGCGGATCCGGTCGGCGCCGAGCGCGTTGATCGTGTCGACGGTGCCGAGGACCGGACGCCCCAGGGGGGTGTCCCCGTACATGGTCTGCGCGAACAGGTCGTGCACCATGTCGCCCGGGTCGTCCTCGGTCATCGCGATCTCTTCGAGGATGACGCCGCGCTCGGCGTCGACGTCCTCCTCGCGGATCAGCGAGCCGGTGAGCATGTCGCAGACCACGTCGATGGCCAGCGGCAGGTCGGTGTCGAGCACCCGGGCGTAGTAGCAGGTGTACTCCTTCGCCGTGAAGGCGTTCATCTCGCCGCCGACCGCGTCGATCGCGGAGGAGATGTCGAGGGCGCTGCGCTGGTGCGTGCCCTTGAAGAGGAGGTGCTCCAGGTAGTGCGTGGCGCCGTTCAGCGTGGGCGTCTCGTCACGGGAGCCGACGTGCGCCCAGATGCCGAAGGTGGCGGAGCGGACGGAGGGCAGCGTCTCGGTGACGATGCGCAGCCCGCCGGGCAGGACCGTGCGCCGGACGGTGCCGATGCCGTTGCTGCCCTTGAGGAGGGTTTGGGTACGGGCGACGGCCCGCCCCTCCGAAGAGGGGCGGGCCGTCACACGGGAACTACGCGACATCACTTGTCGGAGTCGTCCTTGTCAGCGTCGTCACCGGCGGCCTCGCCGTCGATCACGGGGATCAGGGAGAGCTTGCCGCGCTGGTCGATCTCGGCGATCTCCACCTGGACCTTGGAGCCGACCGCGAGCACGTCCTCGACGTTCTCCACGCGCTTGCCACCGGCGAGCTTGCGGATCTGCGAGATGTGCAGCAGGCCGTCCTTGCCCGGGAGCAGGGAGACGAAGGCACCGAAGGTGGTGGTCTTGACGACCGTACCCAGGTAGCGCTCGCCGACCTCCGGCATGGTCGGGTTGGCGATCGAGTTGATCGTGGCACGGGCGGCCTCGGCGGCCGGGCCGTCGGAGGCACCGATGTAGATGGTGCCGTCGTCCTCGATCGTGATCTCGGCGCCGGTGTCCTCCTGGATCTGGTTGATCATCTTGCCCTTGGGCCCGATGACCTCACCGATCTTGTCCACCGGGATCTTGACGGTGATGATCCGCGGGGCGAACGGGGACATGGCGTCCGGCGTGTCGATCGCTTCCATCATCACGTCGAGGATGTGGAGGCGGGCGTCGCGGGCCTGCTTGAGGGCCGCGGCCAGGACGGAGGCCGGGATGCCGTCCAGCTTGGTGTCCAGCTGGAGCGCGGTGACGAACTCCTTGGTGCCGGCGACCTTGAAGTCCATGTCGCCGAAGGCGTCCTCCGCACCGAGGATGTCGGTGAGGGCGACGTAGTGCGTCTTGCCGTCGATCTCCTGGGAGATCAGACCCATGGCGATACCGGCGACGGGGGCCTTGAGGGGCACACCGGCGTTCAGCAGCGACATGGTGGAGGCGCAGACCGAGCCCATGGACGTCGAACCGTTGGAGCCGAGGGCCTCGGACACCTGACGGATCGCGTAGGGGAACTCCTCGCGGGTCGGGAGGACCGGCACGATCGCGCGCTCGGCGAGCGCGCCGTGGCCGATCTCGCGGCGCTTCGGCGAACCGACGCGGCCGGTCTCGCCGACGGAGTACGGCGGGAAGTTGTAGTTGTGCATGTAGCGCTTGCGGGTCACCGGGGAGAGGGTGTCCAGCTGCTGCTCCATGCGGAGCATGTTGAGGGTGGTGACGCCCAGGATCTGGGTCTCGCCACGCTCGAACAGCGCCGAGCCGTGCACGCGCGGGATGGCCTCGACCTCGGCGGCGAGGGTACGGATGTCCGTGATCCCGCGGCCGTCGATGCGGACCTTGTCCTTGATGACGCGCTCGCGCACCAGGGCCTTGGTCAGGCTGCGGTAGGCGGCGGAGATCTCCTTCTCGCGGCCCTCGAAGGCCGGGAGGAGCTTCTCGGCGGCGATCTCCTTGACGCGGTCCAGCTCGGCCTCGCGGTCCTGCTTGCCCGCGATGGTCAGCGCCTGGGAGAGCTCGCCCTTGACGGCGGCCGCGAGGGCCTCGTACACGTCGTCCTGGTAGTCCAGGAAGACCGGGAACTCGCCCTCGGGCTTGGCGGCCTTGGCGGCCAGGTCCGACTGGGCCTTGCAGAGGACCTTGATGAAGGGCTTCGCGGCGTCCAGACCGGCGGCGACGATCTCCTCGGTCGGCGCCTCGGCGCCGCCCTTGACGAGGGCGATGGTCTTCTCGGTGGCCTCGGCCTCGACCATCATGATCGCGACGTCGCCGTCCTCGAGGGTGCGACCCGCGACGACCATGTCGAAGACGGCGTCCTCGAGCTCGGTGTGCGTCGGGAACGCGACCCACTGGCCGCGGATCAGCGCGACGCGGACGCCGCCGATCGGGCCGGAGAAGGGCAGGCCGGCCAGCTGCGTGGACGC
Coding sequences within:
- the dapA gene encoding 4-hydroxy-tetrahydrodipicolinate synthase — its product is MAPISTPQTPFGRVLTAMITPFTADGVLDLDGAQRLAVHLVDAGNDGLIINGTTGESPTTTDAEKNDLVRAVLEAVGDRAHVVAGIGTNDTRHTLELARQAERTGAHGLLAVTPYYSKPPQEGLFRHFTAIADATELPVMLYDIPGRSGVPIDTETLVRLADHPRIVANKDAKGDLGRASWAIAQSGLAWYSGDDMLNLPLLSVGAVGFVSVVSHVVTPELRAMLEAHLGGDVQKATEIHQKLLPIFTGMFRTQGVMTTKGALNLQGLPAGPLRLPLIELTAEETAQLKIDLAAGGVQL
- the thyX gene encoding FAD-dependent thymidylate synthase; the encoded protein is MSETAASDLKPSFRSDVTVELVKHSAADSDVLWAARVSTAGEQSLEELQKDPERSKGLINYLMRDRHGSPFEHNSMTFFISAPIFVFREFMRHRVGWSYNEESGRYRELEPVFYVPDAERKLVQEGRPGKYVFVEGTQAQQELTGRVMEDSYVQAYEAYREMLAAGVAREVARSVLPVGLFSSMYATCNARSLMHFLGLRTQHELAAVPSFPQREIEMVGEKMEQHWAKLMPLTYAAYNGNGRVAP
- the dapB gene encoding 4-hydroxy-tetrahydrodipicolinate reductase, whose product is MSKLRVAVLGAQGRIGAEAVKAVEAAEDMELVAALGRGDKLETLAEAGAQVAVELTTPASVMGNLDFLIRHGIHGVVGTTGWTEDRLAQLGTWLDGSPETGVLIAPNFSIGAVLTMKFAAQAARYFESVEVVELHHPNKVDAPSGTATRTAQLIAAARAEAGLGAQPDATATALDGARGADVDGVPVHAVRLRGLLAHQEVLLGGEGETLTIRHDSLHHSSFMPGILLGVRRVVQTPGLTFGLEHFLDLG
- a CDS encoding M16 family metallopeptidase, whose protein sequence is MMSRSSRVTARPSSEGRAVARTQTLLKGSNGIGTVRRTVLPGGLRIVTETLPSVRSATFGIWAHVGSRDETPTLNGATHYLEHLLFKGTHQRSALDISSAIDAVGGEMNAFTAKEYTCYYARVLDTDLPLAIDVVCDMLTGSLIREEDVDAERGVILEEIAMTEDDPGDMVHDLFAQTMYGDTPLGRPVLGTVDTINALGADRIRRFYKKHYDPTHLVVAAAGNVDHNKVVRQVRAAFEKAGALTRTDAEPIGPRTGTKRIRTAGRVDLVNRKTEQAHVVLGMPGLARTDDRRWALGVLNTALGGGMSSRLFQEVREKRGLAYSVYSYTSGFADTGLFGVYAGCRPNQVHDVLKICRDELDKVATEGLADDEIKRAIGQLSGSTVLGLEDTGAIMNRIGKSELCWGDQMSVDDMLARIAAVTPDDVRSVAQDVLAQRPSLAVIGPLKEKQAARLDEAVA
- a CDS encoding polyribonucleotide nucleotidyltransferase, yielding MENETHYAEAVIDNGSFGTRTIRFETGRLARQAAGSAVAYLDDDTMVLSATTASKKPKDQLDFFPLTVDVEERQYAAGKIPGSFFRREGRPSEDAILTCRLIDRPLRPSFKKGLRNEIQVVATVMALNPDHLYDVVAINAASASTQLAGLPFSGPIGGVRVALIRGQWVAFPTHTELEDAVFDMVVAGRTLEDGDVAIMMVEAEATEKTIALVKGGAEAPTEEIVAAGLDAAKPFIKVLCKAQSDLAAKAAKPEGEFPVFLDYQDDVYEALAAAVKGELSQALTIAGKQDREAELDRVKEIAAEKLLPAFEGREKEISAAYRSLTKALVRERVIKDKVRIDGRGITDIRTLAAEVEAIPRVHGSALFERGETQILGVTTLNMLRMEQQLDTLSPVTRKRYMHNYNFPPYSVGETGRVGSPKRREIGHGALAERAIVPVLPTREEFPYAIRQVSEALGSNGSTSMGSVCASTMSLLNAGVPLKAPVAGIAMGLISQEIDGKTHYVALTDILGAEDAFGDMDFKVAGTKEFVTALQLDTKLDGIPASVLAAALKQARDARLHILDVMMEAIDTPDAMSPFAPRIITVKIPVDKIGEVIGPKGKMINQIQEDTGAEITIEDDGTIYIGASDGPAAEAARATINSIANPTMPEVGERYLGTVVKTTTFGAFVSLLPGKDGLLHISQIRKLAGGKRVENVEDVLAVGSKVQVEIAEIDQRGKLSLIPVIDGEAAGDDADKDDSDK